One stretch of Agelaius phoeniceus isolate bAgePho1 chromosome 15, bAgePho1.hap1, whole genome shotgun sequence DNA includes these proteins:
- the LOC129126895 gene encoding kazal-type serine protease inhibitor domain-containing protein 1-like — MRHRMVTAVLVALVQVSQSFPALYHRGWWRLLREGDSCGKCDLALCSEPKDCPAGAVLDRCGCCPECGNVEGQICDLDQGNHFYGQCGDHLECRLDADEARFGEVPEPQCVCKSQESICGSDGKTYENICQFNKAYAAKRNISMKHKGPCESAPVISMPPQDAQNYTGNDVVFGCEVSAYPMPQLEWKKKGNKMFLPGDDTHVSVQARGGPQKYGVTGWLQIQGLKKSDEGIYICHTKNKHGATYASARLKVMDGPSPAFAFTAGSRSASYSVEYEEYYDTSDEEDDEEYESGNYDNENNSE, encoded by the exons ATGAGGCACCGGATGGTTACAGCAGTGCTGGTAGCACTGGTACAGGTTTCACAGAGTTTCCCTGCCTTGTACCACCGAGGCTGGTGGAGGCTGCTACGGGAAGGAGATAGTTGTGGAAAATGTGATTTGGCACTCTGCTCTGAGCCCAAAGActgtccagctggggctgtgctggatcgctgtggctgctgcccggaATGTGGGAACGTGGAAGGTCAGATCTGCGACTTGGACCAGGGCAATCATTTTTATGGGCAATGTGGGGATCACCTCGAGTGCAGGTTGGATGCTGATGAAGCAAGGTTTGGGGAAGTCCCTGAACCCCAGTGTGTGTGCAAATCTCAAGAAAGCATCTGTGGATCTGATGGGAAAACCTATGAAAACATCTGTCAGTTCAACAAGGCTTATGCTGCGAAAAGAAACATCAGCATGAAACATAAAGGGCCATGTGAATCAG CTCCTGTTATTTCTATGCCACCTCAGGATGCCCAGAACTACACTGGCAATGATGTCGTTTTTGGCTGTGAGGTGTCAGCCTATCCTATGCCACAGcttgaatggaaaaaaaaggggaataaaATGTTTCTGCCAGGAGATGATACCCACGTCTCCGTTCAG gCAAGAGGTGGGCCTCAGAAGTATGGTGTGACAGGCTGGCTGCAGATTCAAGGCCTCAAAAAATCAGATGAAGGCATTTATATCTGCCACACCAAAAATAAGCATGGTGCAACATATGCCTCTGCAAGATTGAAAGTCATGGatg GCCCGTCTCCTGCATTTGCATTTACTGCTGGCAGTAGAAGTGCAAGCTACAGCGTTGAATACGAGGAGTATTATGACACCTCTGATGAGGAAGATGATGAAGAATACGAATCTGGGAACTACGAtaatgaaaacaattctgaataa
- the LOC129126826 gene encoding gamma-aminobutyric acid receptor subunit pi, which translates to MFCRYFSFFGLCLFLPTQRSSLGHGSSLHGRGTTSLPGFENLTMGYNKYLRPYFGGEPVQIAMSLDIASISSISESDMDYTATISLRQRWTDPRLVFHGNKSFTLDARLVELLWMPDTYIVESKRSFLHDVTVGNRLVRLFSNGTVLYALRITTTVACNMDLSKYPMDTQTCRLQLESWGYDENDVTFTWLRGNNSVHGMEKLRLSQYTVERYHTLVSKSQQETGSYPRLILQFELRRNVLYFILETYVPSTLLVMLSWVSFWITLDSVPARTCIGVTTVLSMTTLMIGSRSSLSKTNCFIKAIDVYLGICFSFIFGALVEYAVAHYSSSQKCAAKVPEEGPANELTEEMEEVNITNILKNSITSYKQKISFTSIEISSDNVNCSDLTMKNHEKIKCVLRNKMHRIIGYFTIQNPGNVDHYSKLLFPLFFMVVNVFYWAYYLYF; encoded by the exons ATGTTCTGcagatatttttccttctttggtCTGTGTcttttccttccaacccaaag GAGCTCTCTGGGTCATGGATCCAGTTTGCATGGCAGGGGTACAACGTCCCTCCCTGGATTTGAGAACCTCACCATGGGGTACAACAAATACCTCCGGCCCTACTTTGGTG GAGAACCTGTACAAATTGCAATGAGTCTGGACATTGCAAGTATTTCTAGTATATCTGAGAGTGACATg GATTACACAGCCACCATCTCCCTGCGGCAGCGCTGGACAGACCCTCGGCTGGTCTTCCATGGCAACAAGAGCTTCACGCTGGATGCTCGCCTGGTGGAGTTGCTCTGGATGCCAGACACCTACATTGTGGAGTCAAAAAGGTCTTTCCTGCACGATGTCACTGTGGGCAACCGCCTCGTCAGGCTGTTCTCTAATGGCACTGTCTTGTATGCCTTAAG AATCACTACTACTGTTGCCTGTAACATGGATCTGTCAAAATACCCTATGGACACCCAAACATGCCGACTGCAGCTAGAAAGCT GGGGCTACGATGAGAACGATGTCACCTTCACCTGGCTGAGGGGAAACAACTCCGTGCACGGCATGGAGAAGCTGCGGCTCTCCCAGTACACAGTGGAGCGCTACCACACCCTGGTCTCCAAGTCACAGCAGGAGACAG GCAGTTACCCACGACTGATATTACAGTTTGAACTGAGAAGAAATGTCCTTTACTTCATATTGGAGACCTATGTGCCCTCCACTCTGCTTGTCATGTTGTCCTGGGTATCTTTTTGGATCACACTGGACTCAGTGCCTGCAAGAACCTGCATTG GAGTTACAACAGTGCTTTCAATGACAACTCTGATGATCGGCTCACGAAGTTCACTTTCAAAAACCAACTGTTTCATTAAGGCCATTGATGTTTATCTTGGCATCTGCTTCAGCTTCATCTTTGGTGCCCTTGTGGAATATGCAGTGGCTCACTACAGCTCCTCACAGAAATGTGCAGCTAAAGTACCAGAAGAG GGGCCTGCAAATGAACTGACTGAAGAAATGGAAGAAGTTAACATCACCAACATCCTCAAAAATTCCATCACCAGCTATAAACAAAAAATCAGCTTCACAAGCATTGAGATTTCCAGCGATAATGTTAACTGCAGTGACTTGACCATGAAAAATCATGAGAAAATCAAATGTGTCTTGAGGAACAAAATGCACAGGATCATTGGTTATTTCACAATTCAGAACCCTGGCAATGTGGATCACTACTCCAAAttgcttttccctttgtttttcatGGTAGTCAATGTGTTTTACTGGGCTTATTATCTATATTTTTAG